The Nomascus leucogenys isolate Asia chromosome 16, Asia_NLE_v1, whole genome shotgun sequence genome includes a region encoding these proteins:
- the ELOC gene encoding elongin-C isoform X1 — protein sequence MDGEEKTYGGCEGPDAMYVKLISSDGHEFIVKREHALTSGTIKAMLSGPGQFAENETNEVNFREIPSHVLSKVCMYFTYKVRYTNSSTEIPEFPIAPEIALELLMAANFLDC from the exons ATGG ATGGAGAGGAGAAAACCTATGGTGGGTGTGAAGGCCCTGATGCCATGTATGTCAAATTGATATCGTCTGATGGCCATGAATTTATTGTAAAAAGAGAACATGCATTAACATCAGGCACGATAAAAGCCATGTTAAGTGGCCCAG gtcagtttgctgagaacgaaACCAATGAGGTCAATTTTAGAGAGATACCTTCACATGTGCTATCGAAAGTATGCATGTATTTTACGTACAAGGTTCGCTACACTAACAGCTCCACCGAGATTCCTGAATTCCCAATTGCACCTGAAATTGCACTGGAACTGCTGATGGCTGCGAACTTCCTagattgttaa
- the ELOC gene encoding elongin-C isoform X2, with protein sequence MYVKLISSDGHEFIVKREHALTSGTIKAMLSGPGQFAENETNEVNFREIPSHVLSKVCMYFTYKVRYTNSSTEIPEFPIAPEIALELLMAANFLDC encoded by the exons ATGTATGTCAAATTGATATCGTCTGATGGCCATGAATTTATTGTAAAAAGAGAACATGCATTAACATCAGGCACGATAAAAGCCATGTTAAGTGGCCCAG gtcagtttgctgagaacgaaACCAATGAGGTCAATTTTAGAGAGATACCTTCACATGTGCTATCGAAAGTATGCATGTATTTTACGTACAAGGTTCGCTACACTAACAGCTCCACCGAGATTCCTGAATTCCCAATTGCACCTGAAATTGCACTGGAACTGCTGATGGCTGCGAACTTCCTagattgttaa